The sequence TCAGCGCGCTGATGGGCCAAATTTACATTGTAAGAGAAGCCTCCGATATCGCATGCATAACCATTGAATTTCACCTTGAGCGATTCGGACTGACACAAGCGCTCGACCAGATTATCTATTCTTAATTCATTAAATGCAAAAAATTCCTTGGGACTGTCGAACTGGTTGAGATGCACCTGCACCTCCTGGTCTTCTATCATATCACATTTCAAATAAAACTCCTTGGTATCAGAGGTAAATTCGCGTCCAAAACGATCTTGAACATAAACGAAATAATTGTAGCGTTGATTTAAGGTCACTAATCGGTTTTCGTTATCCCTGCCGATCCAGACGGTGCTGTCGATCATGTCGATCGGATGAGTCTCTGGATCAATTCGAAATGCTATTCGATATACATTATTTCTGCTAGGGCTCTCCTGAATAATTAACTGCCATGAAGAAATATCAACAAACGCTTTTAAATGGGAAATGAAAACCAGACCATCGCTGATTTGAGGCGGGTGAGAGATTTCTAAGGGGCCGAATAGTGCAAAATGGTCTTCAAGCTTGTCAGAGTTAAACAGAATCTCAACACGACGATTCTCCGCATTGACCATTGGCTCAGGGGCTCGTTCCAAGCGCCGTTGAGCAATATCATAGTTTGAATGTAACCCGATCTGATGCGCCGGCACACCTAACGAGTCCACCAAAATCTCTCTAACTTTTTGCATTCGTTCCGCAGCTAAATGATTTTGACCTTTTTCGGTAATCGGATCAATATAGCCAGCCAATTGAATTTTGAATTCAGGATGCTGGATCAGACGCTCAGCGATGACTTTAAGCAACGGCATGGGCTTTATTCTATCTTCTCGGTAGAAATCATCGTCTACAATATTCGATCCTTGGGCGAAAAAAACCAAAGGGACGATCGGAATTTCATAATAGCTAAAAATAACTTTTTTCGTTTTTAATTCTTCTTGAGCAGCGAATACATTCCCACGGGGGATCGTAATCGCGTAACATAAGTTTCCATTATTGCTATCATTCGATTCGAACACTCGATTATCTGGATCGACTTGACCAATGAAATGATGTCGACCGATTTCATTGGTTTTCCAAAGAAATGAGAACTTTTTCGATTGCCTTGGTCTTAAGCTATCAACACTGAATTGCGCTACGACTTTCGTAATTGCTTCACAATCGAAAGAATCGCTTAATGCCACATTAAATTTGTAAGCAGTCCAATTGCCGATGTTGGCGACTTCGATTATAACATTTCCTTGGGTATCGTCATCCAAATCAGGCAATGTAGCAGATGGCTGAAATGCAATCTGCCTAATTATCAGATCCGGGGCTGCCTGAATGAACCAGCGGACGCTTTCAGAGCCTTGTTTTCGATGTTTATAACCGGTCGCAGATGCCAACCGCGTATGACCTTTTCGATCAATTGCGATGGTGTTCCAAAAATAAGTTCCGGGAGGAAGATTTGTCAATCGAACGGATGCGTCATATACGATTTGATCATTCATTAATTGGACTTTTGTAGTTGGATATTTGCAAATCTGCTCAGCCATTTCTTTCAGCTTGGTTGAATCAGCATCGATAATATTCCGATACCGGATTTCATCACAAAAATCGGGGTCTTCCACCGGCTCCCAACATAATTTGACTGTATCCTGAGGACCAAAAATGTGACCATTTTGGGGCGATATCAGGTAAAATGGCTCGGGACTCACGGAAAATACCCCGATCGCGCCGGATCGAGTATAACCTAGCGCATCACCGAAATCAGATTGCGTGTAATCGGATTGCAACCCCGAATTGAAGGCATCCAGCTTAACGCCCACACCGAACGAAAAATCACCCAAATCATCTTTGTCAAATGCATACCCGCTCCGAACAGCAATTAAATTTCGGAACCAATATTCTGCTCCGAGCCCCAGCTTCCAATTGCTATACTTATATTTGGCCAGGTCTGTGGCAAGCAGTAAATGGTGGTAATCGCAATCGAGGAAACGATAACTAAGTCCAAATCGATACCCCATAGGAATAGGCGATTTTTCTTTGATGAAAGCGGTTTGAAACCCTATGTTTTGGATCGTTGCCCCAATCATGAATGGATGACTGAATAAATCCCATCTGGATAGAATCCCAAAATCGGTGGCTAAAGTGTAAGCGTCATATTCAACCAAAGTGCTTCGAGCAAACTTTACATTCAAACCGATCGACACATTTTTCGATAGCCAATCCAGTCGCTGCCCCAACGCGGCTGAAACCATAATATTGCTGGCGCTGGCCTTTTCATTATTTAGATCATCCTTCCACTCAGGAATTCCATGAAAAAATAGACCCAATCCAACACCCGTTTTTCTGCTTCCTAACCATTGAAATTGCTTCAAGCCAGAGATTGCGCCATAATACATATCAGCGAAATACTTATTATACATGGCTGATATTTCCCAGCGGCGAATTAATCCGATCCCCGCAGGGTTCCAGTAAATGGTATAAACATTATCACCAACACCAGTAAACGCTGAACCTAATCCAATCGGTCGGGGACCAACTGGAATCTTCAAAAAGTTAGCACCTGTCCCGCTTGATTGAGCAGACAATACAGATATCCCAGATAGAAGGAAGATTATCAAAAAGATTAGCTTTCGCATTCTGAGTCCCTCCGTTTTTATCGAATCGATATTATCGGATCACGATAACTTTTTTCGATGTTTGATTCGAGCCAGCCTTGATGACGATGACATAGACGTCACTGGCAACCAGATTGCCGTTATCATCCCTTCCATCCCAAGATAAAATTTCATTGTATCTTTCTCCAGCCAGCAAATTTGGAGTTTCTGGTAATTTTCTCACCAATTCCCCAGCAACATTATAGATGGAGGCAGTCGCTACATGATCTTTGGGCAGCACCAAATCGATAAAAGACCGATCTGATTCGCCAGGTACAGCAGGCTTAATGACGATGGGATGGACCCTACATTCGAACTCTGCTTCTACCGTGACAGTATCCTCCGCCTCAACTTTCTGTGAATCTCTATTTATGCCGTTGAATTTGAACCTAATTTTCTCCTGCTGTTTATCGGTGCGCTTCCAGGTATCAGTAAAATCTGGAATGATCCGATACCATTGATCCGCTGAATCCACTGGCAAAAGTGGTGTATGAGGTGCAATGAATGAATCTGCATAGGTAGTTACAATCGCTCCATCCTCAAAGTAGACGAGAAGATCCCACTCAACAAATATCTCGAAAACTTGGAGCTCAATTGTGATTGGATCGTGAGGCCGAATTTTTTCAGGCATGGCTCTGATAACTGGCGGAGGAACGTCCTCGCGCTTCTTAAAAACGATGTTCGTTGAAATATTGTTTTCTGGCTTTTCATCCTGATTATGCAAAATGAGTGCTGAATCAATGATCGCGATCTGCCATTTTGGCATCAACTTTTTGACCTGAACATCAAAATTAATTGAGCTTCTTTCACCAGGCATTAATGAATCAATTTGCCAGAACAACTGATGCTGATCAGCAGATGTGCTTGCCGGACTGCAACTAAAAGTACCAGGTACTACATCGACGTATTTTGATAAAATATTTTTCAGCACCGCATTATAACATGGAATTGATCCCTGATTCTCATAGCTGATGTGGTAGCTATAAATCTCATTTGGCACCACATATTGAATTGGATAGCTTCCTCCTACACTGAAAGAGTCGGTCGTGGCTGTGATCATGACAGATAGATCCACACCAATATTGGGAGCCTTGTATTTTCCAATATCCGAATCGACAAGACCTATGGCAGGATAATTGACCGTTATATCGACCAGACGCCAAGTCCCATCCCGTGTAGTGTCCGTGGTCGTATGGGCCAGCACGTAATGGTTCTTGAACATTTCAGCAAATAGCTTGAAAATGTACCACATATCTCGCGTATCTTTTTCATAAATGAAAATGCCTCCAGTTTCCTCCGCCAGTCGTTTGAGATTTGCCTGATCCGCATTGCCAAAACCGAAAACGAAAACAGGTACTCCCAGGGTATCAGCATGATGAATGACATCATTCAAACCATGAAAGCTACCAGAATTTGGCGATGAAGTATATACGAATACCGCTTTTCTGCCATGGGTAAGTGCAGTTTGTTCAATGCCAGAAAAAATTGCGTCATACAATCGATGATCATTCGAAGCTGGTAGAGGTTTTTGGATCACGTTCATCAGCGCTGCTGTATCTGCTGTAAAATCTGTGGCCAAATGGACGCTCCCGCTGAATTGGATAATGGCCATCTTATCTTGAGATCTCATTTGCCGAATAAGGGTTCTGGCCGCGGTATTCGTGTTGCTGGTATCAGCAGGTTCAATATTTGCGTCGATAATCATTGCCACTGAGAAACCATTAGAAAAATTCTCATCAATCCGCGCAATATTCAACGAAGAGATATCTCTTACGGAAGGAACCTGGTTATTCTCCCCATGATATTCTTGGATAGGTTTCCATATCTCCCGAACTTTCGCTCCAATGGGAGTGACCCAGTCCATCGAGGACCAGCTATTAACATCCGCCAATCCCCGAATATAATGATAGTTTTGATCGGTTACCTGGATATATGAAAAAATGGGCTCAGGAAAAGCTGGCGACCTATCCAATATGTTCACCCGATCCGACCAAGTTGAATTGTTCACCGTGGTTTTGAGCGATTGAAGCTTAGCAGTCACCAGAATCGAATCGATATTATTCGTTTCAACTATTTCAGAAACCTGGTTCAAATAATCGATTTCAAAATAAAACTTATAGTGGCCTTCTCCCTCTGGCAAGGCAGGCGTTTCTACGGCAAAATAAAGGCTATCGCCGGCCTCGATTCTATTTGCGATGAGCTGATCGAAAAATGGCGTTTTCCTCTGATCGTTCATCCAAATTTTGACATAGAATTGCTCATAAGTTGGCGTGGATCCAATGTTTTTAATCCAAGTATGGAGCAGCAATGGAAAACCTGGGGACGCATAGTTACCGAAAATTTTCGGCTCTAACTTCGGTACTAAGTCGCGTGCCACGATTTGAAAAGAAGCGGTCGTGCTATCCAATCTCTCTGATCCGTATATTATCACTGCTTTGTCTGAGATGACGATTGGCTCACCTCGGAATAATGATTTTAGCTCTTCATAAGGTTTGGCGCCCACAGTGATCAAAATACGCCTCCATTCGGTCATTTCCTTCGGATAAGATAAGTTTCTCCATTCAAGATTTGGAAGCGTATTATCGCTCGCGGGAATATCGATAGATATGATTTCGATACATTGATCAACATTGCCTTTCGAGCTCCAAAAAAGATCTGTGATGATGACATCATCCAGATCTCTTCTGCTATGGTTCTTAGAACTTAAAAGAATGGTGGTAGTATCACCTGGCAAAACAGTGCTCGGCACCGCATTTTTTTCTATCTCGAGGTCTGGCACGATCTCAACACGGATCGTGACCACGTGAAACGCCTCTGGCTGAGATAAATTGGATTTGTAGAACATGCCAATCCAGCATTGCAGATCGAATGAAGCACTGGTCCTATTTAAAATTTCAACTACATCCAAAATGAGAGTAAAAACAATCTGATTGGCATCAATTTCGGTTTCTGAAGCAGGGGGAATCGAGCTAATTTCCCATTCGATCAATTCGAGAAGCTTGGGATTAAGCGAATTCACCGTAAGTTTCGGATCATTTATTATCCCAGCAGGCGTCGTTGAGATTTGTTGCCCCCATTGAGTTAAAGGAGCCTTTCCAACTGGTATTGACATATTCGGTGGGAAGCATTGTATTACAACAGACTCCATCGACCGCGTCCCTTTATTGCCGAATATAACCGTGAATTCAAGTGTATCCGTTGGAGAGACCTTTCCCCCGGGATAAATTTTGATTAAGCTTGGTTCAACCGTTATTTTTATCCAAGGATCTGGTTGCATCGGTTTAGCGAGGTTTTGTTGAGACGAATTTTGAATAGAGCTTGCAGTACCAGCCACAAGGTTTCTATCAATAAGGGCAGGAAAATAAAACTTAAACAAGAACAAAGCTAAGCCAGTAAAGAGCAACACGTATCTACTCATAGGAAAGGAAGTTCGTTTCACTGTTGAGCCCTCCCGATTGTGCTTAAGACTTAGATTCGACACATAAAGTAATCTTTGAAGAAAAGTCAGGCGATCATATGAGGCCTGAGCAAAAAAACGATGAAAAACCCTCAAAAAACTCTTTAGATCGAATTGAATTCTAAGCCTAACAAACTCTTAGTCAACGGTTGCAGGTTCATGATGAGTGAAGAAAATCAAAGAAGCAAAATAGATGATAAAGCAACGGTCGGCAAAAATAAAAGCGTGAGATGCATGCTAATACATAAAGAAACAATCTCACATGACCTAAGTAATGAGATCATAAATTGAAGCTTCGCAAAGAATATAATAGAAATATTAAAAAATGTCAAGATTTTTTTTGCTTTTTTTTATCTGATAATAAAAAAGCCATTCCCCCCATTTCGCTTGGAGGCAAATGGCTCGTTCAAAGTAATAAGGTTATATCTTCTGCGACTTTCGTTAAGAAACGTTACTAACGGATCAAACGTTGAATCTCTGGCTGATCGAGATTCTCGCGGGTCACAATATAGACGCCGGTATCAATTCGTCTCGGAACCACCTCTCCAGCTAATACTTTTATGGCGGCCTTTACTCCTTCGTATCCCATTTTAAATGGATCTTGAACGATCAGCGCGTCGACTTCACCAGCTTGAAGCGCTTTTACTTCATTCGGGGCGGCATCGAAACCCACAACTCTCACCTGGCCAATCTTATTTTTGGACTTCAATGCTTGGATGACTCCAATCGTACCAGCTTCGTTGGCAGCAAAAATCCCTTTTAGATCTGGGTGGGCCGTAAGTATATCTTCGGTCACTGCCATGCCAACAGCTACCTCACTTTGAGAATATCGAATTGGGAGCAACGCTATATTGGGGTATTTTTTTATTTCGGAGACGAATCCTTGTTCCCGCCAATTCGAGGTCGCAGCTCCAGGAATAAATGGAATACAAGCCACTTTCCCTTGTTCTCCGATCAATTCAGCCAATTTTTGGGCTGCCTTCTGTGCTGCGAGAATATTATCGGTTGCAATAAAGCTGATTGGCAAATCGGAATCTACTCCCGAGTCAATTGTGATGACTGGGATGCCGCGTTGTTGGGCTTTTTCCAAAACAGGAATCAGCCCTTGAGCATCGCATGCTGCCAAAACTATCGCATCTACGCCTTTGTTCACATAATCCTCGATAATCGCGATCTGCCCTGCAATATCAGTCTCCTGTGTAGGGCCCTTCCAGATCACATCTGCATTGAATTCTTTTCCGGCCGAGTCTGCCCCCGCTTTTACCGTTACCCAAAAGGAATGAACCAACCCTTTGGGTGAGACCAATATTTGAGGTTTATTTTTTTTAGATCTCCCTGCACAATTCCAAACAATTAACATAATAAGTAATGCCCAAAAAATTTTCCTGATCATAAGATATATTCCTCCAGCTTAAAAATTCATTGATGAACTCCGGTTCGATGATCATCGATTCATCAATTCGAGCGTTAAAGCAAGCCAAAGACCTTGCCAACAAGACATAAAAAATTAATAGCCTCAAATTTCGAGTTACTCGTGATCCGAAACCATTCAAGCATGAAATCACCGTCGTTTTTGATATTGGTCGATAAAAACGGCAATAACGATAATTATGCCGATGGCCACTTGCTGCCAAAAAGCGGAGATGTCGAGCAGATTGCAGCCGTTGCGTAACACGCCGATCACCAATGCCCCCAGTATGGCACCCCAAATAGTACCGCTCCCACCACTCAGGCTTGCGCCGCCTATTACGCAGGCTGCAATGACGTCAAGTTCATAACCAAGGCCTGAAGTCGGCTGTCCAGTACTCAATCGGGAAGCCAAAACTACGCCTGAAAGGCCGTACAGAAAACCAGCTAATAAATAGATATAGATCATTGTTCGAGTGGTGCGAATTCCAGAAAGACGGGCAGCTTCGAAATTGCTGCCGATCGCATAGCTGTAGCGCCCGAACGGCGTATGAGTCAAAACGATATGGCCGAAAAGTCCCAATAGGATCGTGATTACCACTGGGATTGGAATCAACCCTGCAATTCGGCCATTGCCGAGAATGGCAAATTGTTCTGGCAATCCGAAAATGGGCACTCCCTTGGTAACAATCAGCGCCATGCCCCTCGCAATTCCCATCATTCCTAAGGTTGAAATAAAAGGTGGCAATTTACCAACTGCCGTTAGAAATCCGTTGATGAAACCGCAAAATGCCCCCACAGCAATGCCAACTGCACTTGCTAAGATCAAATTTACTCCATTTGCAATCAACAGAGTGGTTGAAACGCCAGACAACGCCAGCACAGAACCAACGGAGAGATCGATTCCGCCAGAGATAATAATCCAGACCTGTCCGATCGACATTATGGCAATTACGGACATTTGGAGTCCGATCGAGAGCATATTCTCCACGGTCAAAAAATGCGGGGAAAGTACGGTCAGAAGAATGACGATGATGAATAGACTTAATAACGATGCCAGTTTTCGAAAATAGATTGCGATCGGTTTCATAGTCATCATCAAAAAATCGCGTAAATGAGCGGGGCCAGAGCCGATCCCTCGATAAAAACGATCAAAAATCCAAGTAGGAGCAAAAATAAAATAATGGGCCCTAACCACCACTTCTTTCGGTGCTTCAAAAATTGCCACAACTCTGAAACGATTGAAAATTTGCTCATTTTTTCCCCTTCGTTGTTATAACGGATTTACCCTTTTATTGCTCAATGGTTACAATTAATGTGGCCATTTGGCTTGAATCTAACACTTTCGAGTCAATCATTTTTTTTAATATGACCCTAATTATCCCTTGACACTTCCGAGCGTCAATCCTGAGATGAGCCAGCGGCTGAGAAACAAAAATAGCACGACGACAGGAAGACTCACCATGATTGCAGCAGCAGAATAAAGGCCCCAAGATGTTTCCATGGCAGATTGGAAGGTTTTCAATCCTAATGGCAATGTGAATAGATTTTGATCTTGAATCAGAACAGCAGCGACCAGATATTCTGACCAGGCAGCCATGAAGGAAAATAGCGCCGTAATGACAAGGGCTGGGGCTGCCAATGGCAGAACAATCCGCCAAAACGTTGCAAATTGGCTGCAGCCATCAATATAGGCGGCTTCCTCAAGGCTGAACGGGATCGTATCGTAATATCCTTTCATCTGCCAGGTTGTAAATGGCAGCGCTGTGGCAGAATATGCGATGATCAAGCCGAGGTATGAATCATAAAGTTTCAGCTTGATCAACATAATGAATAACGGAAGCAGCAACATGGTAAGTGGAAACATCTGCGTGGTGATTAGACTGAACATCGCAGCTTCTCTGCCGAGAAATTTGTAACGGGAGAAAGCG comes from candidate division KSB1 bacterium and encodes:
- a CDS encoding PorV/PorQ family protein, whose amino-acid sequence is MSAQSSGTGANFLKIPVGPRPIGLGSAFTGVGDNVYTIYWNPAGIGLIRRWEISAMYNKYFADMYYGAISGLKQFQWLGSRKTGVGLGLFFHGIPEWKDDLNNEKASASNIMVSAALGQRLDWLSKNVSIGLNVKFARSTLVEYDAYTLATDFGILSRWDLFSHPFMIGATIQNIGFQTAFIKEKSPIPMGYRFGLSYRFLDCDYHHLLLATDLAKYKYSNWKLGLGAEYWFRNLIAVRSGYAFDKDDLGDFSFGVGVKLDAFNSGLQSDYTQSDFGDALGYTRSGAIGVFSVSPEPFYLISPQNGHIFGPQDTVKLCWEPVEDPDFCDEIRYRNIIDADSTKLKEMAEQICKYPTTKVQLMNDQIVYDASVRLTNLPPGTYFWNTIAIDRKGHTRLASATGYKHRKQGSESVRWFIQAAPDLIIRQIAFQPSATLPDLDDDTQGNVIIEVANIGNWTAYKFNVALSDSFDCEAITKVVAQFSVDSLRPRQSKKFSFLWKTNEIGRHHFIGQVDPDNRVFESNDSNNGNLCYAITIPRGNVFAAQEELKTKKVIFSYYEIPIVPLVFFAQGSNIVDDDFYREDRIKPMPLLKVIAERLIQHPEFKIQLAGYIDPITEKGQNHLAAERMQKVREILVDSLGVPAHQIGLHSNYDIAQRRLERAPEPMVNAENRRVEILFNSDKLEDHFALFGPLEISHPPQISDGLVFISHLKAFVDISSWQLIIQESPSRNNVYRIAFRIDPETHPIDMIDSTVWIGRDNENRLVTLNQRYNYFVYVQDRFGREFTSDTKEFYLKCDMIEDQEVQVHLNQFDSPKEFFAFNELRIDNLVERLCQSESLKVKFNGYACDIGGFSYNVNLAHQRAETYLELMRKKLKTKCPSVAIEEKLVPIDPVDVLIKKYTGHPGSYAEPFQYLNPCSLKEYVFPLDDPYGKILSRRVDIILLKKPKATEVK
- a CDS encoding VWA domain-containing protein, with protein sequence MKRTSFPMSRYVLLFTGLALFLFKFYFPALIDRNLVAGTASSIQNSSQQNLAKPMQPDPWIKITVEPSLIKIYPGGKVSPTDTLEFTVIFGNKGTRSMESVVIQCFPPNMSIPVGKAPLTQWGQQISTTPAGIINDPKLTVNSLNPKLLELIEWEISSIPPASETEIDANQIVFTLILDVVEILNRTSASFDLQCWIGMFYKSNLSQPEAFHVVTIRVEIVPDLEIEKNAVPSTVLPGDTTTILLSSKNHSRRDLDDVIITDLFWSSKGNVDQCIEIISIDIPASDNTLPNLEWRNLSYPKEMTEWRRILITVGAKPYEELKSLFRGEPIVISDKAVIIYGSERLDSTTASFQIVARDLVPKLEPKIFGNYASPGFPLLLHTWIKNIGSTPTYEQFYVKIWMNDQRKTPFFDQLIANRIEAGDSLYFAVETPALPEGEGHYKFYFEIDYLNQVSEIVETNNIDSILVTAKLQSLKTTVNNSTWSDRVNILDRSPAFPEPIFSYIQVTDQNYHYIRGLADVNSWSSMDWVTPIGAKVREIWKPIQEYHGENNQVPSVRDISSLNIARIDENFSNGFSVAMIIDANIEPADTSNTNTAARTLIRQMRSQDKMAIIQFSGSVHLATDFTADTAALMNVIQKPLPASNDHRLYDAIFSGIEQTALTHGRKAVFVYTSSPNSGSFHGLNDVIHHADTLGVPVFVFGFGNADQANLKRLAEETGGIFIYEKDTRDMWYIFKLFAEMFKNHYVLAHTTTDTTRDGTWRLVDITVNYPAIGLVDSDIGKYKAPNIGVDLSVMITATTDSFSVGGSYPIQYVVPNEIYSYHISYENQGSIPCYNAVLKNILSKYVDVVPGTFSCSPASTSADQHQLFWQIDSLMPGERSSINFDVQVKKLMPKWQIAIIDSALILHNQDEKPENNISTNIVFKKREDVPPPVIRAMPEKIRPHDPITIELQVFEIFVEWDLLVYFEDGAIVTTYADSFIAPHTPLLPVDSADQWYRIIPDFTDTWKRTDKQQEKIRFKFNGINRDSQKVEAEDTVTVEAEFECRVHPIVIKPAVPGESDRSFIDLVLPKDHVATASIYNVAGELVRKLPETPNLLAGERYNEILSWDGRDDNGNLVASDVYVIVIKAGSNQTSKKVIVIR
- a CDS encoding ABC transporter substrate-binding protein — its product is MIRKIFWALLIMLIVWNCAGRSKKNKPQILVSPKGLVHSFWVTVKAGADSAGKEFNADVIWKGPTQETDIAGQIAIIEDYVNKGVDAIVLAACDAQGLIPVLEKAQQRGIPVITIDSGVDSDLPISFIATDNILAAQKAAQKLAELIGEQGKVACIPFIPGAATSNWREQGFVSEIKKYPNIALLPIRYSQSEVAVGMAVTEDILTAHPDLKGIFAANEAGTIGVIQALKSKNKIGQVRVVGFDAAPNEVKALQAGEVDALIVQDPFKMGYEGVKAAIKVLAGEVVPRRIDTGVYIVTRENLDQPEIQRLIR
- a CDS encoding ABC transporter permease: MKPIAIYFRKLASLLSLFIIVILLTVLSPHFLTVENMLSIGLQMSVIAIMSIGQVWIIISGGIDLSVGSVLALSGVSTTLLIANGVNLILASAVGIAVGAFCGFINGFLTAVGKLPPFISTLGMMGIARGMALIVTKGVPIFGLPEQFAILGNGRIAGLIPIPVVITILLGLFGHIVLTHTPFGRYSYAIGSNFEAARLSGIRTTRTMIYIYLLAGFLYGLSGVVLASRLSTGQPTSGLGYELDVIAACVIGGASLSGGSGTIWGAILGALVIGVLRNGCNLLDISAFWQQVAIGIIIVIAVFIDQYQKRR
- a CDS encoding DUF5989 family protein, with the translated sequence MSKFSIVSELWQFLKHRKKWWLGPIILFLLLLGFLIVFIEGSALAPLIYAIF
- a CDS encoding sugar ABC transporter permease, which codes for MHKPRDLTLAGKIGAYLILIVFTLFAIYPILVVITISLRPGDRLLSKSLALIPDDATLESYIRLFTKEPFPLWLGNSLIVSGAVMIVGVALAATAGYAFSRYKFLGREAAMFSLITTQMFPLTMLLLPLFIMLIKLKLYDSYLGLIIAYSATALPFTTWQMKGYYDTIPFSLEEAAYIDGCSQFATFWRIVLPLAAPALVITALFSFMAAWSEYLVAAVLIQDQNLFTLPLGLKTFQSAMETSWGLYSAAAIMVSLPVVVLFLFLSRWLISGLTLGSVKG